Proteins encoded in a region of the Isosphaeraceae bacterium EP7 genome:
- a CDS encoding IS701 family transposase: MASTDAAFSPEDVHDWGRQIDEVARRIGARFPRSETRDRVRAYLIGLLGPVQRKNAWQVAEQIGDETPYGVQYLMGRADWDPDSVRDDLRAYVVETLGDPDAVLILDETGFLKKGTKSVGVARQYTGTAGRIENAQVGVFLAYASRHGVAFLDRTLYLPEEWAGDPGRCKAAGVPEKTAFATKIRLARAMLERAFKAGVPAAWVTGDEVYGAWELRRWLEEQKRPYVLAVRANQYVWAGSGQAAVATLTRALPKQAWHKITIAAGSKGPRRYAWAWLEINSDLGPAWRRWLLVRKSLDGREELAYSIAAGPSRTTLTRLAQTAGARWAVEGGFEAAKQEAGLADYEVRSWTGWHRHITLALLAHAVLAAIRRLAGAPPKKSRPTSRS, translated from the coding sequence ATGGCCAGCACCGATGCCGCCTTCAGCCCCGAGGACGTCCACGATTGGGGGCGGCAGATCGACGAGGTGGCCCGCCGGATCGGGGCGAGGTTTCCTCGAAGCGAGACCCGCGATCGCGTCCGGGCCTATCTCATCGGCCTGCTCGGGCCGGTCCAGCGGAAGAACGCCTGGCAGGTCGCCGAGCAGATCGGTGACGAGACGCCCTACGGCGTCCAGTACCTCATGGGCCGGGCCGACTGGGACCCCGACTCCGTCCGCGACGACCTGCGGGCCTACGTCGTCGAGACGCTCGGCGACCCCGACGCCGTGCTGATCCTCGACGAGACCGGGTTCCTCAAGAAGGGGACCAAGTCGGTGGGCGTGGCGAGGCAATACACCGGCACCGCGGGCCGGATCGAGAACGCCCAGGTCGGGGTCTTCCTCGCGTACGCCAGCCGGCATGGCGTCGCGTTCCTCGACCGCACGCTGTACCTGCCCGAGGAGTGGGCCGGCGACCCCGGGCGGTGCAAGGCGGCGGGTGTCCCGGAGAAGACCGCCTTCGCGACCAAGATCCGGCTGGCCAGGGCGATGCTCGAGCGGGCGTTCAAGGCCGGGGTGCCTGCGGCGTGGGTGACCGGCGACGAGGTCTACGGCGCGTGGGAGTTGCGGCGGTGGCTGGAAGAGCAGAAGCGGCCGTACGTGCTGGCGGTCCGGGCCAACCAGTATGTCTGGGCGGGGTCCGGGCAGGCCGCGGTCGCCACCCTGACCAGAGCGTTGCCGAAGCAGGCCTGGCACAAGATCACCATCGCGGCGGGCAGCAAGGGGCCGAGGCGGTACGCCTGGGCGTGGCTGGAGATCAACAGCGACCTGGGCCCGGCATGGAGGCGGTGGCTGCTGGTGCGCAAGAGTCTGGATGGCCGCGAGGAGTTGGCGTACTCCATCGCGGCCGGCCCGAGCCGCACGACGTTAACCCGGCTGGCCCAGACCGCCGGGGCTCGCTGGGCGGTGGAGGGCGGTTTCGAGGCGGCCAAGCAGGAGGCTGGACTGGCCGACTACGAGGTGCGGAGTTGGACCGGCTGGCATCGGCACATCACCCTGGCCCTGCTGGCCCATGCCGTCCTGGCCGCGATCCGGAGACTTGCCGGCGCACCGCCCAAAAAAAGTCGGCCGACGAGCCGGAGTTGA
- a CDS encoding helix-turn-helix domain-containing protein — translation MSRRKIDPLRPLTDDEAAALTKLSRSKSEPAARVARASLILAVARGDYSQRAAEAIGRRSGDAVSHLVARFNADGLAALDPRHGGGRGPVYDGPTRERILRKTRRRPTPEADGTAAWSLVTLQKALRSAGDGLPRVSTYTIWRVLHEAGASPQKARSWCPTGTVLRQRKDGPAVVTDPDTSPKTTRAAKPD, via the coding sequence ATGTCTCGCCGCAAGATCGACCCGCTGCGTCCGCTCACCGACGACGAGGCCGCCGCCCTGACCAAGCTGAGCCGGTCAAAGAGTGAGCCGGCTGCCCGGGTTGCTCGGGCTTCCCTGATCCTCGCCGTGGCCCGCGGCGACTACTCTCAGCGGGCCGCCGAGGCGATCGGTCGACGCTCCGGCGACGCCGTCTCGCACCTCGTCGCCCGCTTCAACGCCGACGGGCTCGCCGCCCTCGATCCGCGCCATGGCGGCGGACGGGGCCCGGTCTACGACGGGCCGACCCGGGAGCGGATCCTCCGCAAGACCCGTCGCCGGCCCACGCCCGAGGCCGATGGCACCGCCGCTTGGAGCTTGGTCACCTTGCAGAAGGCCCTCCGCTCGGCCGGCGACGGCCTGCCCAGGGTCTCGACCTACACCATCTGGCGGGTCTTGCATGAGGCGGGGGCCTCGCCCCAGAAGGCCCGCTCTTGGTGCCCCACAGGCACCGTGCTCCGCCAGCGGAAGGACGGCCCGGCCGTGGTGACCGACCCGGACACCTCGCCGAAAACAACTAGGGCGGCAAAGCCTGATTGA
- a CDS encoding IS630 transposase-related protein yields the protein MKAYSTDLRARVLAACDGRDGTREQVAARFSVSVTWIGKLVRQRRDTGSIAPRPHGGGRAPAFDGEAAGRLREAVRADDDATLEELARAAGVGSCPSAVHRALRRLGITRKKTRAAKPD from the coding sequence ATGAAGGCGTATTCGACCGACCTGCGCGCGCGGGTCCTCGCCGCCTGCGATGGGCGCGACGGCACCCGCGAGCAGGTCGCCGCGCGGTTCTCCGTCAGCGTCACCTGGATCGGCAAGCTGGTGCGGCAGCGGCGCGACACCGGCTCGATCGCCCCCCGGCCGCACGGCGGCGGGCGGGCCCCGGCCTTCGACGGCGAGGCCGCGGGACGACTTCGCGAGGCGGTCCGGGCCGACGACGACGCCACGCTGGAGGAATTGGCCCGCGCCGCCGGCGTGGGCTCCTGCCCATCGGCCGTCCACCGGGCCTTGAGGCGGCTGGGCATCACGCGTAAAAAAACTAGGGCGGCAAAGCCTGATTGA
- a CDS encoding IS630 family transposase: MIRTPLDDATRDELHSLRRDPLPPKVRDRIEMVLLSDAGWSAPRIGSHLGYCGQTVRDLLRAFLARGTDALRPFRSGPPADAARLAQVTDELKRLLAEDRTWISRQLAEALADRGIGLGPRQVRRSLKRMRAGYRRTASTLEHKQDPAETERASKVLANLMAKAWAGTVVLYYLDECGFSPTLPVGYSWSLPGRRKVIRYEAPQGRRVNALAAYRPFGRSPRLEVFTAERTWNSHDLIGFLKALPWSKAPRMVVLDNAGFHTSKVIRAAREGLADRKIFLYFLPPYSPELNRIEPVFRQIKYQEIPQRSHTTRSGLREAVEASFNNYAQRLRKRSQEELRPAA; the protein is encoded by the coding sequence ATGATCCGCACCCCACTCGACGACGCAACCCGTGATGAACTCCACTCCTTGCGGCGGGATCCGCTCCCGCCCAAGGTCCGCGACCGCATCGAGATGGTGCTCCTCTCCGATGCCGGCTGGTCGGCCCCCAGGATCGGCTCACACCTGGGCTACTGCGGCCAGACCGTCCGCGATCTGCTCCGCGCCTTCCTCGCACGTGGTACCGATGCCCTTCGGCCCTTCCGCTCCGGGCCGCCTGCCGATGCCGCCCGCCTCGCCCAGGTCACCGACGAGTTGAAGCGACTGCTCGCCGAGGACCGCACATGGATCAGCCGCCAGCTCGCCGAGGCGCTGGCCGATCGCGGCATCGGGCTCGGGCCGCGGCAGGTCCGTCGATCCCTGAAGCGGATGCGGGCCGGCTACCGCCGCACGGCCTCGACGCTCGAGCACAAGCAGGACCCGGCCGAGACCGAGCGTGCCAGCAAGGTCCTGGCCAACCTGATGGCCAAGGCCTGGGCCGGCACCGTGGTGCTGTACTACCTCGACGAGTGCGGCTTCTCGCCCACGCTGCCGGTGGGCTACAGCTGGAGCTTGCCGGGGCGGAGGAAGGTCATCCGCTACGAGGCCCCGCAGGGCCGGAGGGTCAACGCCCTGGCGGCCTACCGGCCCTTCGGGAGATCGCCCCGGCTGGAGGTCTTCACGGCCGAGCGGACGTGGAACTCCCACGACCTGATCGGCTTCCTCAAGGCCCTGCCGTGGTCGAAGGCGCCTCGCATGGTGGTGCTGGACAACGCCGGTTTCCACACGAGCAAGGTGATCCGCGCAGCCCGCGAGGGGCTGGCCGACCGGAAGATTTTCCTCTACTTCCTGCCGCCGTACTCGCCGGAGCTGAACCGGATCGAGCCGGTCTTCAGGCAGATCAAATATCAGGAAATTCCACAGCGCAGTCATACGACGCGGAGCGGCTTGAGGGAGGCCGTCGAGGCGAGCTTCAATAACTACGCCCAGAGGCTACGCAAAAGAAGTCAAGAAGAACTACGTCCAGCTGCTTAG